Proteins co-encoded in one Christiangramia fulva genomic window:
- a CDS encoding dihydrolipoyl dehydrogenase family protein codes for MKKYDVFVIGSGMSGMTAANKCASKGLKVGITDELPYGGTCALRGCDPKKVIIGATEVRDFAQRLKGNGIDNVPEVNWEDIMAFKQSFVDAMPPKIEKGYKNKNIDTYHTSAKFVSDNTLQVGDEVIESDKFVIATGAKPRALDFEGGNLALSSTDFLNLKKLPESLLFIGGGYITFEFAHIAARAGAEVTILHRGEYPLENFDRDIVKHLVDATRNLGIELILETEVSKIEKKEDHYVVTGKSNGREVTFKTASVFNSAGRPPAIFDLGLENAGIVFSKKGITVNEYLQSSSNANIYAAGDSADSSGLPLTPVAVMEGHVVASNIIKGNKKKVSYPPMPSVVFTLPTLASVGLTEAEARSQEINYQVNYNSVENWFNAKRLNVKEYAYKTIIDKENQTILGAHLIGPNAEETINFFALAIKTKIKINELRTMIFTYPTLSSDIPHML; via the coding sequence ATGAAAAAATATGATGTATTTGTAATAGGTTCCGGTATGTCCGGTATGACCGCTGCCAATAAATGTGCCTCCAAAGGCCTTAAGGTGGGCATTACCGATGAACTTCCCTACGGTGGAACCTGTGCCCTAAGAGGCTGTGATCCTAAAAAGGTGATCATAGGAGCAACAGAAGTACGTGATTTTGCCCAAAGGCTTAAAGGAAATGGAATAGATAATGTTCCTGAAGTCAATTGGGAAGATATTATGGCTTTTAAGCAATCTTTTGTGGATGCAATGCCTCCTAAAATTGAAAAAGGATATAAGAATAAGAATATAGACACTTATCACACTTCAGCTAAATTTGTATCTGATAACACCTTGCAGGTAGGAGATGAAGTTATTGAATCCGATAAATTTGTGATCGCAACAGGAGCAAAACCACGGGCACTGGATTTTGAGGGTGGAAATTTGGCACTTTCAAGTACAGATTTCCTTAACCTGAAAAAACTACCTGAATCACTGTTATTTATTGGAGGTGGCTACATTACCTTTGAATTTGCCCATATCGCTGCGCGGGCCGGTGCCGAGGTAACCATATTACATCGTGGTGAATATCCATTGGAAAATTTTGACCGTGACATTGTAAAACATCTTGTGGATGCAACGCGAAACCTTGGAATTGAACTTATTCTTGAAACCGAAGTTTCTAAAATTGAAAAGAAAGAAGACCATTATGTAGTAACAGGAAAATCAAATGGAAGAGAGGTAACTTTTAAGACAGCATCTGTCTTTAACTCAGCCGGTCGTCCTCCTGCCATATTTGATTTGGGTCTGGAAAATGCAGGCATCGTTTTTTCAAAAAAAGGAATCACGGTCAACGAATACCTCCAAAGCAGCTCTAACGCCAATATATATGCAGCGGGAGATTCGGCAGATTCAAGTGGTCTACCTCTTACACCTGTTGCGGTGATGGAAGGGCATGTTGTGGCATCAAATATCATCAAAGGGAACAAGAAAAAAGTCAGTTATCCACCAATGCCTTCTGTAGTTTTTACTTTGCCTACCCTGGCATCAGTAGGATTGACCGAAGCGGAAGCCAGATCACAAGAAATTAATTATCAGGTCAATTATAACAGTGTGGAAAACTGGTTCAATGCAAAACGGCTGAATGTTAAGGAATATGCTTATAAAACGATTATTGATAAAGAAAATCAGACTATTCTTGGCGCACATTTAATAGGTCCGAACGCTGAAGAAACCATCAATTTTTTCGCATTGGCGATAAAGACGAAAATAAAAATCAATGAGTTAAGGACAATGATATTTACGTATCCCACTCTTTCCTCGGATATCCCTCATATGCTCTAA
- a CDS encoding JAB domain-containing protein, with the protein MKTKVNEISIKYQGNFKISQAPKISSSLTAAELLYNTWNKDQIGLQETFKVMLLNNANKVKGIFEVSTGGITGTLVDLRILFAVILKSLSCSVILAHNHPSGTLKPSVADKRLTQKITKAAELLDIKVLDHLILTPDGDYVSFADEGIL; encoded by the coding sequence ATGAAAACGAAAGTTAATGAAATATCGATAAAATATCAGGGGAATTTTAAAATCTCTCAGGCGCCTAAAATAAGTTCATCTCTTACTGCTGCTGAACTATTATATAATACCTGGAACAAAGATCAGATCGGTCTGCAGGAAACTTTTAAAGTTATGCTGCTTAATAACGCAAATAAAGTGAAAGGCATTTTTGAAGTTTCTACCGGTGGAATTACAGGTACTTTGGTAGATCTACGCATCTTGTTTGCGGTTATTCTCAAGAGCCTTAGCTGTTCCGTGATCCTTGCACATAATCATCCGTCCGGAACTTTGAAACCGAGCGTAGCAGATAAACGCCTGACACAAAAAATTACCAAAGCAGCGGAACTGTTAGATATTAAAGTCCTGGATCATTTAATACTGACACCAGATGGTGATTATGTAAGCTTTGCGGATGAAGGTATCCTGTAA
- a CDS encoding DUF6088 family protein: protein MNIAASIKSKINKLDSGEVFNYDTLGIPPNEFLAAAKALSRLVEDDVIRRYKNGVYYKPKQTAFGELMPRETTLLDLYLFEKDKQIAYVTGLRLYNELGLTTQISNVVRVAGNKEIKAKIGNLVIKPAKAYVPVEENNVSLLQLLDVIKDFKNIPDMDKKRGITFLRKKIQELTDVEKNRLIAIAKAYPPKVRALLGAILEALSLNSLSTSLKDSINYLSTYKFGLSKSILPTISNWNIS from the coding sequence ATGAATATTGCAGCATCCATTAAAAGTAAAATTAATAAGTTAGATTCAGGAGAGGTTTTTAACTATGATACCCTTGGAATTCCTCCAAATGAATTCCTTGCTGCTGCAAAGGCATTAAGCCGATTAGTTGAGGATGATGTAATCAGGAGATATAAAAATGGGGTATATTACAAACCTAAACAAACTGCTTTTGGGGAATTAATGCCCAGAGAAACTACACTTCTTGACTTGTATCTCTTTGAAAAGGACAAACAGATTGCTTACGTTACCGGATTGCGACTATACAATGAACTGGGATTGACAACTCAAATCTCGAATGTGGTAAGGGTAGCAGGTAATAAAGAGATCAAAGCCAAAATAGGTAATCTTGTCATTAAACCTGCAAAAGCGTATGTGCCGGTTGAAGAAAACAATGTATCGTTACTTCAATTATTAGACGTTATAAAAGATTTTAAAAATATTCCGGATATGGATAAAAAAAGAGGAATCACCTTTTTAAGGAAAAAAATTCAGGAGCTTACTGATGTAGAGAAAAATAGACTGATTGCTATTGCCAAAGCATATCCTCCAAAGGTGAGAGCACTGTTAGGTGCCATCCTTGAAGCTCTTTCTTTAAATTCCCTCAGTACATCACTAAAAGACAGTATCAATTATCTGAGTACTTATAAATTTGGCTTATCTAAAAGCATCTTACCTACGATCTCAAACTGGAATATTTCTTAA
- a CDS encoding DUF4138 domain-containing protein, protein MKTYLLISAMLLTGIQLYSQKAERLDTIFANEHKNVALFFPQPISQGITGASNFVFTHNRERQQYFGLLQAKPGTESNLLVIDAGGSVYSYILKYKKDLSRLNYFIQGTERIGNAKPDRPGPAKKVEPKRNQFDRDTHYQSFGSYLLRKKERIGRVKKRNQGIILSVENIVFNQNELYFVIQIENQSSLDYDVNFLNLSVTTRQKGKKKSMQSLKKAPVFAYKAPMKIKEGHTARMVYVFPKFSLSNDRQVLLELNEAKGERDVVLKISHRFINNPN, encoded by the coding sequence ATGAAAACATATCTTCTTATTTCCGCGATGCTCTTAACAGGCATCCAACTTTATTCTCAAAAGGCAGAACGCTTGGACACGATTTTTGCCAATGAGCACAAAAACGTAGCTCTATTTTTTCCGCAACCTATCAGCCAGGGTATTACAGGTGCCAGCAATTTTGTTTTTACCCATAACAGGGAAAGACAACAATATTTCGGTTTATTACAGGCCAAACCAGGGACAGAGAGTAATCTTCTGGTAATAGATGCCGGAGGTTCAGTGTACTCTTATATCCTTAAGTATAAGAAAGATCTCTCCAGATTAAACTATTTTATCCAGGGTACAGAACGTATAGGCAATGCAAAGCCTGATCGACCAGGCCCTGCTAAGAAAGTAGAACCAAAAAGAAATCAGTTCGATAGAGATACTCATTATCAAAGTTTTGGTTCCTATCTCTTGCGTAAAAAGGAGCGGATTGGTAGGGTAAAGAAAAGAAACCAGGGCATCATATTAAGTGTTGAAAATATAGTGTTTAACCAGAACGAACTGTATTTTGTAATTCAGATTGAGAACCAATCCAGCCTGGATTATGATGTTAATTTTCTGAATCTATCTGTGACTACCAGGCAAAAGGGAAAGAAAAAATCGATGCAATCACTTAAAAAAGCCCCTGTATTCGCCTATAAAGCTCCTATGAAAATTAAAGAAGGCCACACTGCTCGAATGGTGTATGTATTTCCTAAGTTTTCTCTGAGTAACGACCGGCAGGTATTACTGGAGCTTAACGAAGCAAAGGGTGAAAGGGATGTGGTTTTAAAAATCTCTCATCGGTTTATAAATAATCCTAATTAA
- a CDS encoding ArsR/SmtB family transcription factor, translating to MEITCTRAQADHQQLLNCKNILERMDDNFQDMTKLLSIAGSEVRLKILFLLNMEDELCPCDIADILEMSVPAISQHIRKIKDAGFISSRRDGQTLYYSLVKDKTAVLDAVFTTIKMVKKTA from the coding sequence ATGGAAATTACCTGTACAAGAGCCCAAGCTGATCATCAACAACTTCTTAATTGTAAAAACATTTTGGAAAGAATGGATGATAATTTTCAGGATATGACCAAACTACTATCGATTGCTGGTAGCGAGGTACGCTTAAAAATTTTATTCCTCTTGAACATGGAAGACGAATTATGCCCTTGTGATATTGCTGATATTTTAGAAATGAGTGTACCTGCAATATCCCAACACATCCGTAAAATTAAAGATGCAGGTTTTATCTCCTCAAGAAGAGATGGGCAAACGTTGTATTATTCATTAGTGAAGGATAAAACAGCTGTACTTGATGCTGTTTTCACTACTATCAAAATGGTAAAAAAAACTGCGTAA
- a CDS encoding BfmA/BtgA family mobilization protein: MDEEYKKEQFETLKIKSSVAKKFRRFSRAMSKSQSISLLLMLEFFEDNGISPTESMGPKMQTLENLIKKRINGVIAILKDIEKGQTKPTVAMMQSLFQEAEPKKQPLILEKKNTEEKQPKYQERNQQDS; this comes from the coding sequence ATGGATGAAGAATATAAAAAAGAGCAATTTGAGACTTTAAAGATCAAGTCTTCTGTAGCTAAAAAATTTAGACGGTTTAGCCGTGCTATGTCAAAATCTCAATCGATAAGCCTGCTGTTGATGCTGGAGTTTTTTGAGGATAATGGAATTTCTCCAACGGAATCTATGGGCCCTAAAATGCAAACCCTGGAAAACCTGATCAAGAAAAGGATCAATGGAGTTATCGCTATCTTAAAAGATATTGAGAAAGGACAAACCAAACCAACGGTAGCCATGATGCAATCTTTGTTTCAGGAAGCGGAACCTAAAAAACAACCCCTGATCCTGGAGAAGAAAAATACGGAAGAAAAGCAACCCAAATATCAAGAACGAAATCAACAAGACTCATAA
- a CDS encoding nucleotidyl transferase AbiEii/AbiGii toxin family protein yields the protein MKLHHYKAAFEGAIVATAQHFGISEIYVEKDYWVTFALKIIFRDPNSKDIAVFKGGTSLSKCYGIIQRFSEDIDLVVIKEDGETDNSLKRKLKKVTSVLESEMKVVPDHPLENKKGKIRKLVYGYDKVGVKGIYGQVRDQIVLEVSSLGRSYPSQKVSVHSMITQFIATTNNQDLIKEYQLEPFNLTAISIERTFCEKIISLVRFSYTENPLEDLKNKIRLTYDLHQLLQEYKISTFLKSDAFEAMLLQVGKDDDKAILTDKEWLSKHPSESLFFKNTGKVWESLSPTYNGQFRELLTGELPDEKEVLQSLMNIGSRLKGIKWTI from the coding sequence ATGAAATTACATCACTATAAAGCCGCTTTTGAAGGTGCCATCGTGGCCACTGCCCAACATTTCGGAATTTCTGAAATCTATGTAGAAAAAGATTATTGGGTGACCTTTGCCCTTAAAATTATCTTTAGGGATCCCAACTCCAAAGATATTGCCGTTTTCAAGGGAGGAACTTCACTCTCTAAATGTTACGGTATCATTCAACGGTTTTCTGAGGATATAGATCTCGTTGTCATAAAAGAGGATGGAGAAACGGATAACTCTTTAAAAAGAAAACTTAAGAAAGTCACCAGTGTGTTGGAATCAGAAATGAAGGTTGTTCCTGATCACCCCCTGGAAAATAAAAAAGGCAAAATCAGGAAATTGGTGTACGGTTATGATAAAGTCGGGGTAAAGGGTATATATGGTCAGGTCAGGGACCAGATTGTTTTGGAAGTTTCCAGCTTAGGCAGATCTTACCCATCGCAAAAAGTCAGTGTACACTCTATGATCACACAGTTTATTGCGACCACCAACAATCAGGACCTTATAAAAGAATATCAACTCGAACCTTTTAATTTAACGGCAATAAGCATCGAACGAACCTTTTGCGAGAAAATCATCAGCCTGGTAAGATTTTCATATACGGAGAATCCTTTAGAGGATTTAAAAAATAAGATCCGACTCACCTACGATTTACACCAGTTATTGCAGGAGTATAAAATTTCGACATTCCTAAAATCAGATGCTTTTGAAGCAATGCTTTTGCAGGTGGGTAAAGATGATGATAAAGCTATTCTCACAGATAAAGAATGGTTATCAAAACATCCGTCAGAATCCTTATTTTTTAAAAATACCGGGAAGGTTTGGGAAAGTTTAAGCCCAACTTATAATGGTCAATTCAGGGAATTACTAACCGGAGAACTACCAGACGAAAAAGAAGTATTGCAATCTTTGATGAATATCGGATCAAGACTAAAAGGAATAAAATGGACTATTTGA
- the merTP gene encoding mercuric transport protein MerTP — MKSSNKSNSTAFVSLLTAVTASVCCITPLLAILAGSSGLVTTFSWIEPFRPYLMGLTIGILGFAWYLKLKPKTQEEIDCACDEEAKPSFWQSKNFLFIITVFTGLMLAFPYYSNIFYAQPSKDIVYVSQSNIIKHTFEVQGMTCAGCEAHVENEVSKLDGILSVKASYENANTVVEYDKTKVDLAAIREAINKTGYKVIATENKIEK, encoded by the coding sequence ATGAAATCTTCCAATAAGTCAAATAGCACAGCTTTTGTTAGCTTACTTACTGCAGTAACTGCTTCCGTATGTTGTATTACTCCCCTCCTGGCAATTTTAGCAGGTAGTAGTGGACTTGTAACCACATTTTCCTGGATAGAACCTTTTCGTCCGTATTTGATGGGTCTTACTATAGGAATTCTTGGTTTCGCCTGGTATTTAAAATTAAAACCTAAAACACAAGAAGAAATAGATTGTGCCTGTGACGAGGAAGCAAAACCCTCTTTTTGGCAGTCCAAAAATTTTCTATTTATAATTACAGTATTTACGGGATTGATGCTGGCTTTCCCTTATTATTCCAATATATTTTATGCACAGCCCAGCAAGGATATAGTGTATGTTTCTCAATCAAACATAATAAAGCACACCTTTGAAGTTCAGGGAATGACCTGCGCAGGATGTGAAGCCCACGTAGAAAACGAGGTAAGTAAACTGGATGGTATTTTATCTGTAAAAGCGAGTTACGAAAATGCCAATACCGTGGTGGAATATGATAAAACTAAAGTCGATTTGGCCGCAATCCGAGAAGCAATAAATAAAACTGGTTATAAGGTAATAGCTACTGAAAATAAAATAGAGAAGTAG
- a CDS encoding single-stranded DNA-binding protein, giving the protein MSTLRNKVQLIGNVGQTPEIRNLESGKKVASFSIATNEFYKNSKGEKVQDTQWHNVVAWGKTAEIVESYVGTGKEIAIEGKLTTRSYETKEGEKRYVTEVVASEILLLGGGTAKAESQQ; this is encoded by the coding sequence ATGAGTACGCTTAGAAACAAAGTTCAGTTAATCGGAAATGTGGGTCAAACCCCGGAAATCAGGAATCTTGAAAGTGGCAAAAAAGTAGCCAGCTTTTCAATTGCAACCAATGAATTTTATAAAAATTCAAAAGGAGAAAAAGTACAGGACACCCAATGGCACAATGTTGTCGCATGGGGGAAAACCGCTGAAATCGTAGAAAGTTATGTAGGAACCGGAAAAGAAATTGCCATTGAAGGTAAATTGACCACTCGATCCTATGAGACCAAAGAAGGAGAGAAGCGATATGTTACCGAAGTGGTAGCCAGTGAAATTCTTCTGTTAGGCGGTGGAACTGCTAAGGCAGAAAGCCAGCAGTAG
- the mobB gene encoding MobB family relaxase, whose protein sequence is MYITITAQKLGGNYSQGSADFVDYLEKENQGLDPQDKEYFFNQYNDQISAEEVVREIDANTAKLEKTEPRFYSITISPSKYELNRLKNNSEDLKKYTREVMKDYVDSFNRELNGRPVNIDDIKYYAKIEHQRFFKGTDTQVRENQPFATKILQLKNDIQKVERGEQPGNIAQMKREINKLEKAAPHKQECQRIVQGMPKEGNQSHIHIIVSRRDASNKYSLSPGSKYKASKVELNGKTVKRGFDRDKFFGKAEKTFDKNFGYQRNFVETYTARKEFIKNPRSYFSNLMKLPSSEKAIAMKMLKETGMPMMPNIPTNKAQLALKVFNRLRRGVDTAVKSSSIGI, encoded by the coding sequence ATGTATATCACCATCACAGCACAAAAATTAGGTGGGAATTATTCTCAGGGTTCAGCCGACTTTGTGGACTATCTGGAAAAGGAAAATCAAGGATTGGATCCGCAGGATAAGGAGTACTTTTTTAATCAGTATAATGATCAAATTTCGGCAGAGGAAGTAGTTCGGGAAATTGATGCCAATACCGCTAAACTGGAAAAAACGGAACCCAGGTTTTATTCCATTACGATAAGCCCTTCAAAATATGAATTGAACAGGTTGAAAAACAACAGCGAAGATCTAAAAAAATATACTCGCGAAGTGATGAAAGATTATGTGGATTCTTTTAATCGTGAACTCAATGGCCGACCGGTCAATATTGATGATATAAAATACTACGCCAAAATTGAACATCAACGATTTTTTAAAGGCACCGATACACAGGTACGGGAAAATCAGCCCTTTGCTACCAAAATACTTCAACTAAAAAATGATATCCAAAAAGTTGAACGCGGAGAACAACCTGGGAATATTGCCCAGATGAAACGGGAGATCAATAAACTGGAAAAAGCAGCTCCCCATAAACAAGAGTGTCAACGAATTGTACAGGGAATGCCCAAAGAAGGGAACCAAAGCCATATCCATATTATAGTGAGCCGCAGGGACGCTTCGAATAAGTATAGCTTATCTCCCGGTAGCAAATACAAAGCATCGAAGGTTGAGTTGAATGGGAAAACAGTCAAACGGGGTTTTGATCGTGATAAATTCTTTGGAAAAGCTGAAAAAACATTCGATAAAAACTTCGGATATCAACGGAATTTTGTGGAAACCTATACTGCCAGGAAAGAGTTCATTAAAAACCCTAGAAGTTATTTTTCAAATTTGATGAAACTGCCAAGCAGTGAAAAAGCAATTGCCATGAAAATGCTAAAAGAAACCGGAATGCCTATGATGCCAAACATCCCAACCAATAAAGCCCAGTTGGCTTTAAAAGTTTTTAACCGGTTGAGAAGGGGAGTGGATACCGCAGTTAAATCAAGCTCTATCGGAATTTAA
- the traM gene encoding conjugative transposon protein TraM, translating to MKIEKNKIVVGSIIAITIIFLISYTIMITGDDQKEDNNLKQTTVPELREDPPSYDSKLDAINDLKEVRETNVPSIYDEKLMDSLGYYDAELPEKKKQHVIDSIYFLGERRYAEVSTVAARSKKSIPRKVQSTDTSATREEMKIQAKEMGLEHQLFFASNPKSNNIATSETTDSEILAVVDGTQVVRANSRIRLRLYQDATIGNKPVPKNTPIFGFVSFQPNRVLIEIENLKHQPTALKAFDLQDGSEGIYVENNFREEATTEVLDDLLGEINIPSVPQVSGIGKLLKTKNRNVKVTILNNYKLILKPGL from the coding sequence ATGAAAATAGAAAAGAATAAGATCGTGGTTGGGAGTATCATCGCTATCACCATCATTTTTTTGATCTCTTATACGATCATGATCACAGGTGATGATCAAAAAGAGGACAATAACCTAAAACAAACGACGGTTCCAGAGCTGCGGGAAGATCCACCATCCTATGATTCGAAACTGGATGCCATCAACGATTTAAAAGAGGTAAGAGAGACCAATGTCCCGAGTATTTATGATGAAAAACTGATGGATTCTCTGGGTTATTACGATGCAGAACTTCCCGAAAAGAAAAAACAGCACGTTATTGATAGTATTTATTTTTTGGGAGAAAGAAGATATGCGGAAGTAAGTACGGTGGCTGCCCGGTCTAAAAAATCAATTCCCAGGAAAGTGCAAAGTACAGATACTTCAGCAACTCGGGAAGAAATGAAGATCCAGGCTAAAGAGATGGGACTGGAGCACCAGCTTTTCTTTGCATCCAATCCTAAATCAAACAACATTGCTACTTCTGAAACTACCGATTCGGAAATTTTAGCTGTAGTCGATGGTACCCAGGTGGTCAGGGCTAATTCCCGGATCCGTTTACGGCTATACCAGGATGCTACTATCGGCAATAAGCCGGTCCCAAAGAATACTCCCATTTTTGGTTTTGTAAGCTTTCAGCCTAACCGGGTGCTTATCGAAATAGAGAATTTAAAACATCAACCAACCGCATTAAAAGCTTTTGATCTACAGGATGGAAGTGAAGGTATTTATGTGGAAAATAATTTTCGTGAGGAAGCCACTACCGAAGTCCTGGATGATCTTTTAGGAGAGATCAATATTCCCAGTGTGCCACAGGTAAGTGGTATAGGCAAGCTCTTAAAAACCAAAAATCGTAATGTAAAAGTTACGATCCTGAATAACTATAAACTCATATTAAAACCAGGCTTATAA
- a CDS encoding conjugal transfer protein TraK, which translates to MKTPYKDIYTVLKLNRFIVLAIVISAQIFSAFALWVTFTTNKKALNSAFAINNDGSIIPLKLVTQKENFEVEALAHLNLFHTYFYSIDATNYEKNLEKALWLGNGSVADLYRQKKAEGVYNRLLQYSLVQKVISIESDIEEMDDHYRFRTTTTFEINRGSIVDTYELISTGKLITVDRHFPNNPHGLLIADYFENSLRKIVPES; encoded by the coding sequence ATGAAAACTCCTTATAAAGATATTTATACCGTCTTAAAACTCAACCGATTTATAGTATTAGCTATTGTTATAAGCGCACAAATATTTAGTGCTTTTGCCCTCTGGGTCACTTTCACAACTAATAAAAAAGCATTGAATTCTGCTTTTGCCATTAACAATGACGGGAGTATTATTCCTTTGAAACTTGTCACCCAAAAAGAAAATTTCGAGGTGGAAGCATTAGCACATCTGAATTTGTTCCACACCTACTTCTATAGTATTGATGCCACCAATTATGAGAAAAACCTTGAAAAGGCATTATGGTTGGGTAATGGTTCTGTTGCCGATCTATATCGCCAGAAAAAAGCCGAGGGTGTTTATAATCGTCTGCTTCAATATTCTTTAGTACAAAAGGTCATCAGTATCGAATCGGACATTGAAGAAATGGATGATCATTATAGGTTTAGAACAACTACCACTTTTGAAATCAACCGAGGCTCTATTGTAGACACTTATGAACTTATTTCTACAGGAAAACTTATAACGGTAGATCGGCATTTTCCAAATAATCCTCATGGCCTCCTGATCGCGGATTACTTTGAAAACAGTCTGAGAAAAATCGTTCCTGAATCTTAA
- a CDS encoding type IV secretory system conjugative DNA transfer family protein, which yields MEEFNIVNTTIIVIFCSLLFYGLYRISRYAFLINSLLLIGFILYYFYPQLIIEGLLYVGCPLLLINTVFYVFYHSTEIKDKVARMYQVNFKTSGKDFKIANIKRGASVIGSAGSGKTESVVYGFLKHFQQYNFCGVIHDYKDFELTEMAYPLFKDSDIPFKIISFDKIIHRVNPIAPRYLENEESVNEISRVLIENLLEQKESGTSGTTKFFNDAAEGLIGGMIWKLKTSYPQYCTLPHLIAIYQFLDTESLIAFLDSNRTSRAMADAFISGKDSERQTAGVKSTLANALKRISTQSIFMALSADDVPLNINNPENPAVISVVNNPKFESSYSAVIAAIIHTITKQMSVRNSNPSFLLMEEAPTLRLLNMHRIPATLRSYDIATIYVMQDKIQNDMMYGDKASKAILSNLSYQFFGKVNDPDTAKYYERFFEIIKDPTKSVSSGHNLNFDTRVITGENEIPKIRADVFFRLKQGEFITYADGKDKKVQFKLQKILRELPGAAKEFSSTDLEMNFERIYQEAKSIFK from the coding sequence ATGGAAGAATTCAACATTGTAAATACCACCATAATCGTCATTTTTTGTAGTCTGCTTTTCTACGGTTTATACCGTATTTCCAGATATGCATTTTTGATCAATTCCCTTTTGCTAATAGGGTTTATTCTTTACTACTTTTATCCCCAGTTGATTATAGAAGGCCTATTGTATGTGGGTTGCCCCTTGTTACTAATCAATACAGTTTTCTATGTTTTCTATCATTCCACAGAAATAAAGGATAAGGTTGCAAGGATGTACCAGGTAAATTTTAAAACCAGTGGCAAAGATTTTAAGATTGCCAATATTAAACGCGGTGCTTCCGTCATCGGGTCTGCCGGTAGTGGAAAAACGGAAAGTGTGGTCTATGGTTTTCTAAAGCATTTTCAGCAATACAATTTTTGTGGAGTAATCCATGATTATAAGGATTTTGAACTTACCGAAATGGCTTATCCGCTTTTTAAGGATTCAGATATTCCTTTTAAGATCATTTCCTTTGATAAGATTATCCACCGGGTCAATCCGATTGCACCCCGCTATCTGGAAAATGAAGAGAGCGTCAATGAAATTTCCAGAGTTCTCATTGAGAATCTATTAGAACAGAAGGAGTCAGGCACAAGCGGAACCACAAAATTCTTTAATGATGCTGCAGAAGGTTTAATAGGAGGGATGATCTGGAAATTGAAAACATCCTATCCGCAATACTGTACATTGCCCCATTTAATAGCGATTTATCAGTTTCTGGATACTGAGAGTCTTATAGCTTTCCTGGATTCGAACAGGACCTCCAGGGCGATGGCAGATGCCTTTATTAGCGGTAAAGATTCAGAAAGACAAACTGCAGGGGTAAAGAGTACCCTGGCCAATGCCTTAAAACGAATTAGTACCCAAAGTATATTTATGGCCCTGTCTGCAGATGACGTTCCTTTAAATATAAATAATCCCGAAAATCCCGCAGTAATTTCCGTTGTGAATAACCCTAAATTTGAATCTTCCTATTCTGCGGTAATTGCAGCCATCATCCATACCATTACCAAACAAATGAGTGTACGTAATTCCAATCCCTCATTTCTATTGATGGAAGAAGCACCTACCTTACGATTACTGAATATGCACCGCATTCCGGCTACTTTAAGAAGTTATGATATTGCCACGATATATGTGATGCAGGACAAGATCCAGAATGACATGATGTACGGGGATAAAGCCAGTAAGGCTATACTAAGCAATCTATCTTACCAGTTCTTTGGGAAGGTAAACGATCCTGATACCGCGAAATATTATGAACGTTTCTTCGAGATTATAAAGGATCCTACTAAGAGTGTGAGTAGTGGCCATAATCTGAATTTCGATACACGAGTGATTACCGGGGAAAATGAAATTCCAAAAATTAGAGCAGATGTTTTCTTTCGATTGAAACAGGGTGAGTTTATTACCTATGCTGATGGTAAGGACAAAAAAGTACAGTTTAAATTACAAAAGATTTTAAGAGAGCTTCCTGGAGCAGCTAAAGAGTTCTCTTCAACCGATTTGGAAATGAATTTCGAAAGAATTTATCAGGAAGCTAAATCAATTTTTAAATAA